Proteins encoded within one genomic window of Chitinophaga parva:
- a CDS encoding UDP-2,3-diacylglucosamine diphosphatase: MPEKRPLDIAVISDVHLGIYGCHAKELVQYLDSIDPKILILNGDIIDIWQFSKRYFPKSHTKVIRRLLKFIGKGTEVYYLTGNHDEALRKFAGFGLSNFSIDNKLILDVDGKKHWFFHGDVYDITMKNSKWLAKLGGKGYDILIILNRLVNNLMEKMGREKMSFSKKVKHGVKQAVKFISDFEQTVAEIAIDKGIDVVCCGHIHQPVISTMEHNGKTVTYLNSGDWVESLTSLEYAGGQWTLYTHPQSRAEQAALRAQEDESLEDEEPGLDWEASLASFAAVNK, from the coding sequence ATGCCTGAGAAACGCCCATTAGACATCGCCGTAATTTCTGACGTGCACCTGGGAATTTATGGTTGCCATGCGAAAGAGCTGGTTCAGTACCTCGACAGTATCGACCCAAAGATACTGATTCTCAACGGAGATATTATCGACATCTGGCAGTTTAGCAAGCGCTATTTCCCGAAGTCCCATACCAAAGTCATCCGCAGGTTGCTGAAATTCATAGGGAAAGGCACGGAAGTGTACTACCTGACGGGCAACCATGACGAGGCCCTGCGCAAGTTTGCCGGCTTTGGCCTCAGCAATTTTTCTATTGACAATAAGCTGATCCTCGACGTGGATGGCAAAAAACACTGGTTCTTCCATGGCGATGTATACGACATTACCATGAAAAACTCCAAGTGGCTGGCCAAGCTGGGAGGGAAGGGCTATGATATCCTCATTATCCTGAACCGCCTGGTGAATAACCTGATGGAGAAAATGGGCCGCGAAAAGATGTCCTTCTCCAAAAAAGTGAAGCACGGGGTGAAACAGGCCGTGAAATTTATTTCCGACTTTGAACAAACCGTGGCGGAAATTGCCATTGACAAAGGCATTGACGTAGTATGTTGTGGCCACATCCACCAGCCGGTGATCTCCACCATGGAGCACAATGGTAAAACCGTGACCTACCTCAACTCCGGCGACTGGGTGGAAAGCCTCACCTCCCTGGAGTACGCAGGCGGCCAATGGACGTTGTACACCCATCCCCAAAGCCGCGCTGAACAAGCCGCGCTGCGGGCCCAGGAAGATGAAAGCCTTGAAGACGAAGAACCCGGCCTGGACTGGGAAGCCAGCCTGGCTTCCTTTGCAGCAGTGAACAAGTAA
- a CDS encoding TonB-dependent receptor yields MILTCSVRRFLQLVIVLLVPSLSLSAQTTGKIAGKVTDKSHGDALIGVTVLASGTNAGAVTDVDGHYQLSIAPGTYTVNFKYIGYNTKSITGVVVKAAATTSLDVILDEPSSKSLQEVVVTASYKQESINALYTAQKNNAVVSDGISAEAIRRSPDRNTGEVLKRVSGTSIQDNRFVVVRGLGDRYNATLMNSALLPSTEPDKKAFSFDIIPSTLIDNITIYKTASPDLPGDFAGGAVKVLTKDFPDQPFMELQVATAYNTKTTGKDFIKGLPDGKTDFLGWDNGGRALPGAYTSVAGNYTELETADKIAVSKQFSNTFTSGKTDQSLPSLGVQYAMGNSFRLSRNRRFGYIFSVNYGTSRRATERIRNEYLPGTKELFFGYRDYLSVATHQEGSVLNMAYSYGRSKIAWKNFFSNTFNTDFSVRNGANYESGVKQILSYDNEATQNGLFNSVVEGSHALKHDKLQITWNASYGYSYRNQPDQRILAFVRDDPDSNPTGDTVYRLKVPVENSPAIHDAGRIYTRLYENIFGGGVNLAAPFQLFGQDQQVKFGGLVSHRDRHFSAIALGYSTSNIYGETIHLDGKTVAPENIFSNESLDQRQLFLAKIDLNSKDYQGLATLGAGYVMLDNKFGEKVRLAWGARLESYSQELKSLNQAQNKHNNTDVLPSANFTYLLTEKTNIRASYFRSVNRPEFRELADFRYYDYENEYNVIGNPTLKRASISNADLRFEHFTGAGEIISASVFYKQFKDPIEQLNEGNNVLSYSNASKARDYGAEVEVRKRLSFVPGKVFEHLVFYANAAVINSQVTLDGVSKKTPLQGQSPYLVNGGLTYVSADNGFSANLLYNRIGQRLRFRGTAAGADTYEKPRDLLDFQVTKKVIRNKGEIKLNISDILSQPIAWYYKFGSGNTAYKSKDDKIINSFKPGTTFTLALRYSF; encoded by the coding sequence TTGATTCTTACCTGTAGCGTGCGCCGGTTCCTGCAACTGGTGATAGTATTGCTTGTGCCATCTCTTTCCTTATCAGCCCAGACCACCGGTAAAATTGCGGGCAAAGTGACCGACAAAAGCCATGGAGATGCCCTCATTGGCGTAACGGTGCTGGCCTCCGGCACCAATGCCGGAGCGGTAACCGATGTAGATGGTCATTATCAACTGAGCATAGCGCCCGGCACCTACACCGTGAACTTCAAATACATTGGCTACAACACTAAATCCATTACCGGCGTAGTTGTGAAAGCTGCCGCCACCACCAGCCTTGACGTCATCCTTGATGAACCTTCCTCCAAATCCCTGCAGGAAGTAGTGGTGACCGCCTCTTACAAACAGGAAAGCATCAATGCCCTGTACACTGCGCAGAAAAACAATGCAGTAGTATCTGATGGTATTTCCGCGGAAGCTATCCGTCGCTCGCCAGACCGCAATACCGGCGAGGTGTTGAAGCGTGTAAGCGGTACCAGCATCCAGGACAACCGCTTTGTAGTAGTACGTGGCCTGGGAGACCGTTACAACGCTACGCTGATGAACAGCGCACTGCTGCCCAGCACAGAGCCTGATAAAAAAGCTTTCTCTTTTGACATTATCCCGTCTACCCTCATTGATAACATTACTATTTACAAAACGGCATCACCCGACCTGCCGGGTGACTTTGCCGGCGGCGCGGTGAAAGTGCTGACCAAGGATTTTCCTGACCAGCCATTCATGGAACTGCAGGTAGCCACTGCCTACAACACGAAGACCACCGGTAAGGATTTTATCAAAGGCCTGCCCGACGGGAAAACGGATTTCCTGGGTTGGGACAATGGCGGCCGTGCGCTGCCCGGCGCCTACACCAGTGTGGCCGGCAATTACACAGAACTGGAAACGGCGGATAAGATCGCGGTCAGCAAACAATTTTCTAACACGTTTACCAGTGGCAAAACAGACCAGAGCCTGCCTTCACTGGGTGTGCAATACGCCATGGGCAATAGTTTCCGCCTGAGCCGCAACCGCCGCTTCGGGTATATCTTCTCTGTAAATTACGGCACCAGCCGCCGCGCCACGGAGCGTATCCGCAATGAATACCTGCCCGGTACCAAAGAGCTGTTCTTCGGTTACCGCGACTACCTCTCTGTAGCTACCCACCAGGAGGGCAGTGTGCTGAACATGGCTTATTCCTATGGCCGCAGTAAGATTGCATGGAAGAACTTTTTCAGCAATACTTTCAACACCGACTTTTCTGTGCGCAATGGCGCCAACTATGAATCCGGCGTAAAGCAGATCCTGAGCTACGATAATGAAGCCACGCAAAATGGACTGTTCAATTCTGTAGTGGAAGGTTCGCACGCGCTGAAGCATGACAAGCTGCAGATCACATGGAATGCATCTTATGGTTATTCTTACCGCAACCAGCCGGACCAGCGCATCCTGGCATTTGTAAGGGATGACCCGGATTCCAATCCCACCGGGGATACTGTGTACCGGCTGAAAGTGCCGGTGGAGAACAGTCCGGCCATTCACGATGCCGGCCGCATTTACACCCGCCTGTATGAAAATATCTTTGGGGGAGGTGTAAACCTGGCAGCGCCCTTCCAACTGTTTGGGCAGGATCAACAGGTGAAATTTGGTGGCCTGGTATCGCACCGGGACCGGCACTTCTCTGCTATTGCACTGGGCTACTCAACGAGCAATATTTATGGAGAAACCATCCACCTGGATGGAAAGACCGTGGCACCGGAAAATATTTTCTCCAATGAAAGCCTGGACCAGCGCCAGTTGTTCCTGGCCAAGATAGACCTGAACTCAAAAGACTACCAGGGCCTGGCCACGCTGGGCGCAGGGTATGTGATGCTGGATAACAAGTTTGGAGAAAAAGTACGCCTGGCATGGGGTGCAAGACTGGAATCTTATTCACAGGAACTGAAATCACTGAACCAGGCGCAGAACAAGCATAACAACACAGATGTGCTGCCTTCTGCCAACTTCACTTATCTACTCACGGAGAAAACCAATATCCGTGCTTCTTACTTCCGGTCTGTGAACCGTCCGGAATTCAGGGAGCTGGCGGATTTCCGCTATTATGATTACGAGAATGAATACAACGTGATCGGGAACCCGACCTTGAAGCGCGCCAGCATTTCCAATGCAGACCTGCGTTTTGAGCACTTCACCGGTGCCGGTGAAATTATCTCTGCCTCCGTATTCTACAAACAGTTTAAAGACCCGATAGAACAGCTGAATGAAGGTAATAATGTACTGAGCTACAGCAATGCCAGCAAAGCGCGGGACTATGGCGCGGAAGTGGAAGTGCGCAAGCGCCTCAGCTTTGTACCCGGTAAGGTGTTTGAGCACCTGGTGTTCTACGCCAATGCCGCGGTGATCAACTCCCAGGTGACGCTGGATGGTGTGTCTAAGAAAACACCGCTGCAGGGACAAAGCCCTTACCTGGTAAACGGAGGCCTCACCTATGTTTCTGCGGATAATGGGTTCTCTGCAAACCTGCTGTACAACCGTATCGGGCAGCGCCTGCGCTTCCGCGGTACGGCTGCCGGTGCTGATACTTATGAGAAGCCACGCGACCTGCTGGACTTCCAGGTAACAAAAAAAGTGATCCGCAATAAAGGGGAGATCAAACTGAATATCTCGGACATCCTCTCGCAGCCCATAGCCTGGTACTACAAATTTGGCAGTGGCAATACGGCGTATAAAAGCAAAGACGACAAGATCATCAACTCATTTAAACCCGGTACCACCTTTACGCTGGCGCTCCGGTACAGCTTTTAG